In Aurantimicrobium minutum, the following proteins share a genomic window:
- a CDS encoding transglycosylase domain-containing protein, with translation MFAKKPSKSGLVGGLLAFVGMSAVASVLIAAAVTPAIAVTGLTTNSALGVFDELPEYLKINQLAEKTSIYAKASDGTEVLLASFYAQNRVTVPLDEISPYVIDAAIATEDPRFYEHGGVDLIGTARAILSNASGGDVQGGSSISQQYVKNILVQRAEELADPDARKAAYIAATQTSIERKLKEMKLAISIESKYSKDEILNGYLNIASFGGRTYGIEAAAQYYFGVKAKDLTLAQAASLIATVNNPNNLRIDYEENIQANTDRRNYVLERMLAEGKITQKEYKAAVAEPVTPVITPPSTGCQTAGGAAFFCDYVTWVIKNDKAFGATEDERWNNFQRGGYKIMTTLNLDVQAATNAAIDERVAKVVDEGNIAAASVSVEVGTGRILAMGQSKDYSADPEVVATGANYTSVNYSTDSRYGSSTGFPVGSTYKVFTLTEWLKNGHGLNEMVDGKNRIWTGREFTNSCEGVGDLNNWNLQNFDGRGTGRVWSALQSLINSWNTNFMMMASKLDLCKIRKTAESFGVHRADLKTLTSNPMAVLGSNEIAPLTMAVAAAGFANQGKVCSAIAIDEITDRNGKKVDPPKSKCNQAVPANIANTVAYAMSRVIEGSARWASPNDGVPFISKTGTSDNSEHNWMMGTTTKVSTVSWIGNVTGHVNVGEYVFPPYVFVQGIWRGVMATANSIYGGDAFPAPDPNLMKGKSVAVPAIDGLTLKQAQELIESVGLTFKDGGEMDSEKPKGTVVKSDPPSGENTAVGAEITVYTSNQSLVAGPGTTLGMTQAAATSSLQSGGWVVQVILAPSPTPTPCPSTPPVDPNNPSVIPAPVQSTCPAPPSPNVGKVIAQDVVGGFVKPGATVTITVQQ, from the coding sequence ATGTTTGCCAAGAAGCCCTCGAAGTCAGGACTGGTCGGAGGACTGCTCGCATTTGTCGGCATGAGCGCCGTTGCGTCAGTACTTATTGCAGCCGCTGTGACCCCCGCTATCGCGGTTACCGGCCTCACCACCAATAGCGCTTTGGGCGTCTTTGACGAGTTGCCTGAATATCTGAAAATCAACCAGCTCGCGGAAAAGACCAGCATCTATGCCAAAGCATCAGATGGCACTGAGGTACTTCTTGCCTCCTTCTACGCTCAGAACCGTGTCACGGTTCCTTTGGACGAAATTTCTCCCTACGTCATTGACGCAGCTATTGCTACCGAGGATCCTCGCTTTTATGAGCACGGTGGTGTTGACCTGATTGGTACCGCTCGCGCAATCCTGTCGAACGCGTCCGGTGGAGATGTACAGGGTGGTTCATCCATCAGCCAGCAGTATGTGAAGAACATTCTCGTTCAGCGTGCTGAAGAGCTCGCAGACCCTGATGCCCGTAAGGCTGCCTACATCGCTGCTACCCAGACAAGCATTGAGCGAAAGCTCAAAGAAATGAAGCTGGCCATCAGCATTGAGTCGAAGTACTCGAAAGATGAAATTCTCAATGGTTATCTGAACATTGCTTCCTTCGGTGGTCGAACCTACGGAATCGAAGCTGCAGCTCAGTACTACTTCGGCGTGAAAGCGAAAGACCTCACACTTGCCCAAGCAGCAAGCTTGATTGCCACGGTCAATAACCCAAACAACCTCCGTATTGACTACGAAGAAAACATTCAAGCAAACACTGACCGTCGAAACTACGTCCTTGAGCGCATGCTTGCTGAAGGCAAGATCACTCAGAAGGAATACAAGGCAGCTGTTGCAGAACCTGTGACACCTGTCATCACCCCTCCCAGCACTGGTTGCCAGACTGCTGGTGGAGCCGCATTCTTCTGTGACTACGTCACCTGGGTCATCAAAAACGACAAAGCCTTCGGAGCAACCGAGGATGAGCGTTGGAACAACTTCCAACGTGGTGGTTACAAAATCATGACCACCCTCAACCTGGATGTTCAGGCAGCAACCAACGCTGCTATTGACGAGCGCGTTGCCAAAGTTGTTGATGAAGGAAACATCGCCGCAGCTTCTGTCTCGGTAGAGGTGGGCACCGGACGTATTTTGGCGATGGGCCAAAGCAAGGATTACTCCGCTGATCCTGAGGTGGTTGCAACCGGAGCCAACTACACCTCCGTGAACTACAGCACAGATTCCCGTTACGGAAGCTCGACCGGTTTCCCTGTGGGTTCGACCTACAAGGTCTTCACTCTCACTGAATGGCTTAAGAACGGTCACGGCCTTAACGAAATGGTTGACGGTAAGAACCGTATTTGGACCGGTAGGGAATTCACCAACAGCTGTGAAGGTGTTGGAGACCTCAACAACTGGAACCTGCAAAACTTCGACGGTCGTGGAACTGGTCGAGTCTGGTCTGCTCTGCAATCGCTGATCAACTCGTGGAACACCAACTTCATGATGATGGCGTCCAAGCTGGACCTCTGCAAGATCCGTAAAACTGCAGAAAGCTTCGGTGTTCACCGCGCTGACCTGAAGACTCTTACCAGCAACCCCATGGCTGTGCTGGGTTCAAATGAAATCGCGCCGCTGACCATGGCTGTGGCAGCTGCCGGCTTCGCAAACCAGGGCAAGGTGTGTTCAGCAATTGCGATTGATGAAATCACTGACCGCAATGGTAAGAAGGTTGACCCACCCAAATCCAAGTGCAACCAGGCAGTCCCGGCAAACATTGCGAACACTGTGGCGTATGCCATGTCTCGAGTAATCGAAGGATCAGCTCGATGGGCGTCTCCTAACGACGGTGTTCCCTTCATCTCGAAGACCGGTACCTCGGATAACTCCGAGCACAACTGGATGATGGGTACCACTACCAAGGTATCTACCGTTTCCTGGATTGGTAACGTCACAGGCCACGTCAACGTGGGTGAATACGTCTTCCCTCCCTATGTCTTCGTGCAGGGAATCTGGCGTGGCGTGATGGCAACTGCCAACAGCATTTATGGTGGAGATGCCTTCCCAGCACCAGATCCCAACTTGATGAAGGGTAAGTCTGTAGCCGTCCCAGCAATTGACGGCTTGACCCTCAAGCAAGCTCAAGAACTCATCGAGAGCGTCGGCCTGACCTTCAAAGACGGCGGCGAGATGGACTCTGAGAAGCCCAAGGGAACCGTGGTCAAGTCAGATCCACCTTCGGGTGAAAACACCGCTGTGGGTGCGGAAATCACTGTCTACACCAGTAACCAGTCGCTTGTAGCTGGTCCTGGAACTACACTCGGCATGACTCAAGCTGCCGCAACCAGTAGCCTGCAATCTGGAGGTTGGGTTGTCCAAGTTATCTTGGCTCCAAGCCCCACACCAACGCCTTGTCCTAGCACCCCTCCTGTTGACCCCAACAATCCGAGTGTGATTCCTGCACCAGTGCAAAGCACATGTCCTGCACCACCAAGTCCTAATGTCGGCAAGGTTATTGCCCAGGATGTTGTGGGTGGATTTGTGAAGCCTGGTGCCACCGTGACAATTACGGTTCAGCAATAA
- a CDS encoding RidA family protein, with translation MANIDARLAELGIDIPDLVPPVAAYTPAVIHGDLVFTSGQLPMVSGALPATGKVGEGHGLIPASDAKEYARTCALNALAAVKSVLGDLNRVTRVVKVVGFVASDPAFTGQPGVINGASEVLGEIFGDAGVHARSAVGVAVLPLDAPVEVEIIISFK, from the coding sequence ATGGCAAACATTGACGCTCGCCTTGCTGAACTCGGCATCGATATCCCTGACCTCGTCCCCCCTGTTGCCGCCTACACTCCAGCGGTTATTCACGGTGACCTGGTGTTCACGTCAGGTCAGTTGCCTATGGTCTCTGGTGCACTTCCTGCCACAGGCAAGGTCGGTGAAGGCCATGGACTCATTCCAGCCTCCGACGCTAAAGAGTATGCACGCACCTGTGCGCTCAATGCGCTCGCCGCTGTGAAATCAGTACTTGGCGACCTCAACCGTGTGACCCGTGTGGTCAAGGTAGTGGGCTTCGTTGCCAGCGACCCTGCTTTCACGGGACAGCCCGGTGTCATTAACGGGGCTTCCGAGGTTCTCGGAGAGATCTTCGGTGACGCAGGCGTTCACGCTCGCTCGGCAGTTGGTGTCGCTGTTTTGCCGCTTGATGCTCCGGTTGAAGTAGAAATCATCATTTCATTCAAGTAG
- the acs gene encoding acetate--CoA ligase yields the protein MSNNIDNLMHEERRFPPSAEFAAQAVGKADLYDSAKKDRLGFWDKQAKELLHWHKPYTRVLDWSDAPVAKWFDDGELNVAYNCLDRHVLAGNGDRVALYAEGEPGDQRVYTYSELTAEVKRVANVYLSLGITAGDRIAIYMPMIPEAVIAMLASARIGAVHTVVFGGFSSDSLRSRIDDAQAKLVVTADGGWRKGKVFPLKPTVDAALEAHGGGSTVTNVLVVKRGENEVAWTAGRDIWLHEAMAGVDAEHEAQGFPAEHPLFILYTSGTTGKPKGILHTTGGYLTQAAFTHKNIFDLHEEKDVYWCTADVGWITGHSYVVYGPLANGATQVVYEGTPDAPHPGRWWEIIEKYKVSILYTAPTAIRSFMKLGREIPAKFDLSSIRVLGSVGEPINPEAWIWYHDIIGGGTAPIVDTWWQTETGAIMIAALPGVTTLKPGSAQVPIPGVVIDILDEQGVPQEKNSGGLLVISEPWPSMLRGIWGDPARFQETYWEKFGDKYFAGDGARYDSDGDIWLLGRVDDVMNVSGHRLSTAEIESALVGNQIVAEAAVVGAADETTGQAVVAFVILKKSHVDDQTPEEASAILRKHVADQIGAIARPSKVYIVEELPKTRSGKIMRRLLQDVAEGREIGDTTTLTDTGVLSIISAQVH from the coding sequence ATGAGCAACAACATTGACAACCTGATGCACGAGGAACGTCGCTTTCCACCCAGCGCAGAATTTGCTGCCCAGGCAGTAGGAAAAGCTGACCTTTACGACTCAGCGAAGAAAGATCGCCTTGGTTTCTGGGACAAGCAAGCCAAAGAACTGCTTCACTGGCACAAACCATACACTCGCGTGCTCGACTGGAGCGACGCTCCTGTGGCCAAATGGTTCGACGATGGTGAACTAAATGTGGCTTACAACTGTCTTGATCGACACGTTCTCGCCGGTAATGGTGACCGCGTTGCACTCTATGCCGAAGGTGAGCCTGGCGATCAGCGTGTATACACATACAGCGAATTAACCGCAGAGGTTAAGCGAGTTGCAAATGTGTATCTCTCGCTGGGTATCACCGCTGGCGACCGCATCGCGATTTACATGCCGATGATTCCTGAAGCCGTGATTGCCATGCTCGCTTCTGCCCGCATTGGCGCAGTCCACACCGTCGTTTTCGGGGGATTTAGCTCCGACAGCCTTCGTAGCCGTATCGATGACGCCCAAGCAAAGCTTGTGGTGACAGCCGATGGCGGATGGCGCAAGGGCAAAGTATTCCCCCTCAAGCCCACAGTTGATGCAGCACTCGAGGCACACGGTGGCGGCAGCACCGTCACAAATGTTCTCGTGGTCAAGCGTGGCGAGAACGAGGTTGCGTGGACTGCAGGTCGCGACATCTGGCTGCATGAGGCTATGGCCGGTGTTGACGCAGAACACGAAGCTCAGGGATTCCCCGCAGAGCACCCACTGTTCATTCTGTATACATCCGGAACAACCGGTAAGCCCAAGGGAATTCTGCACACCACAGGTGGCTACCTCACCCAGGCAGCATTTACCCACAAAAACATCTTCGATCTTCACGAAGAAAAAGATGTCTACTGGTGCACCGCAGATGTGGGCTGGATTACCGGACACTCCTACGTTGTTTATGGTCCACTCGCTAACGGGGCAACCCAGGTGGTCTATGAAGGAACTCCAGACGCGCCTCACCCCGGTCGTTGGTGGGAAATAATCGAGAAGTACAAGGTCTCGATTCTCTACACCGCGCCCACGGCAATTCGTTCCTTCATGAAGCTCGGACGCGAAATCCCTGCCAAGTTTGACCTCTCCAGCATCCGTGTACTCGGATCCGTGGGTGAACCCATCAACCCCGAAGCATGGATTTGGTACCACGACATCATCGGTGGCGGAACCGCGCCGATTGTAGACACCTGGTGGCAGACCGAGACCGGCGCAATCATGATTGCGGCACTCCCTGGTGTAACCACCCTGAAGCCAGGTTCAGCACAGGTACCCATCCCCGGTGTAGTCATCGACATTCTCGACGAGCAAGGTGTTCCTCAGGAAAAGAACTCCGGTGGTTTGTTGGTCATCTCCGAACCTTGGCCCTCCATGCTTCGCGGCATTTGGGGAGACCCAGCCCGTTTCCAAGAGACCTACTGGGAGAAGTTCGGAGATAAGTACTTCGCAGGCGATGGCGCTCGTTACGACTCAGATGGTGACATCTGGCTCTTGGGCCGCGTCGATGACGTGATGAACGTCTCAGGTCACCGTCTCTCCACAGCAGAGATTGAATCTGCGCTGGTTGGTAACCAGATTGTGGCTGAAGCAGCAGTGGTAGGTGCCGCAGACGAGACAACAGGTCAGGCCGTTGTCGCCTTCGTCATCCTGAAGAAGAGCCACGTTGACGACCAGACTCCCGAGGAAGCAAGCGCCATCCTGCGCAAGCACGTTGCGGACCAAATTGGTGCGATTGCTCGCCCTTCAAAGGTGTACATCGTTGAAGAGCTTCCCAAGACTCGTTCTGGCAAGATCATGCGCCGTCTCCTCCAGGACGTCGCTGAAGGTCGCGAGATTGGTGACACCACCACGCTGACCGACACTGGTGTGCTCAGCATCATCAGTGCTCAAGTTCACTAA
- a CDS encoding ATPase, T2SS/T4P/T4SS family, giving the protein MFALLDTQIRNPLVTDILISSNAGMWVDQGSGLIPVPRWEATEKEVRALAVELIDRGGRHLDIAHPCVDVRLEGGIRVHAALAPVAAHGTAISIRIPRHHDLTWEKLQEQGYLSPQQHEYLHAAVASQQTILVTGAAGAGKTSLLALLLSDADPHQRILVLEDVAELQIRHPHVITLEARQANNEGAGGLTLEQLVPQALRMRADRLVLGECRGSELGAVLSALNTGHTGGGMTLHANTLSDVPARLRALGFLSGLSEALLTTLVHGAVDLVVHVERGEHGRRIAQMGKFAQNFRSLEIHPLRFGSS; this is encoded by the coding sequence ATGTTCGCCCTGCTGGATACCCAGATTCGGAATCCCCTCGTCACTGACATTCTCATCTCGAGCAATGCCGGAATGTGGGTCGATCAAGGCTCGGGCCTCATTCCAGTACCTCGCTGGGAGGCAACAGAGAAAGAGGTCCGAGCGCTAGCTGTTGAACTGATAGACCGCGGTGGGCGTCATTTAGATATCGCCCACCCCTGTGTTGATGTCCGACTCGAGGGCGGTATTCGTGTGCATGCTGCACTAGCCCCGGTAGCAGCCCACGGGACAGCAATCTCCATCCGCATACCCCGTCACCACGACCTGACGTGGGAGAAACTTCAGGAGCAGGGCTATCTCAGCCCTCAGCAGCATGAGTACCTCCATGCAGCAGTGGCCTCTCAGCAGACAATTCTGGTGACGGGTGCAGCAGGAGCAGGGAAGACCTCATTATTGGCCCTTCTTTTATCTGATGCTGATCCACATCAACGAATTCTCGTGTTGGAAGATGTGGCTGAATTGCAGATACGGCACCCACACGTCATTACTTTGGAGGCGCGGCAAGCAAATAATGAAGGCGCGGGTGGACTTACTCTCGAACAGCTAGTGCCACAGGCCTTGCGAATGCGGGCAGACCGGCTCGTCCTTGGTGAATGTCGCGGGAGTGAACTCGGTGCCGTGCTCAGCGCCTTGAACACAGGCCACACCGGCGGCGGGATGACGTTACACGCCAACACATTGAGTGACGTACCTGCACGATTGCGAGCACTCGGATTCCTGTCTGGTTTGAGTGAAGCTTTGCTCACCACATTGGTTCACGGGGCAGTTGACCTTGTTGTTCATGTGGAGCGAGGTGAACATGGTCGACGTATTGCACAAATGGGGAAATTTGCTCAGAATTTTCGTTCGCTCGAGATTCATCCGCTCCGCTTCGGTAGCTCATGA
- a CDS encoding type II secretion system F family protein: MLLAAGLSPQQALMHARVERDAFFDNKPPTPLALLAQVWRLGLELGASMKDLLVSLSHALAHASQNSREARSQLAGPQAATRLVMILPGIAILGAMAAGYNPLAFLLLQPVGWFLLVVAAGLMWLAHTWSASLVAAAEPTTWAIGMPTEVMAMSLRSGASLRHARHCAQEIADNYLTDHSELEQCDVFMELSTRTGVALSDLLHAHAELLRDRARNSSRESIERLGVKLMIPLGVCVLPAFIAVGVLPLVASVISSTTLK; this comes from the coding sequence ATGTTGCTCGCAGCGGGACTGAGCCCCCAACAAGCACTCATGCATGCTCGAGTGGAACGTGATGCCTTCTTTGACAACAAACCGCCCACACCTCTGGCTCTCCTGGCACAGGTGTGGCGCCTGGGCCTTGAACTGGGGGCCTCGATGAAAGATCTACTTGTGTCACTGTCTCATGCGCTTGCTCACGCATCCCAAAATTCTCGCGAAGCACGAAGCCAACTAGCAGGGCCTCAAGCTGCGACCAGGCTCGTCATGATATTGCCGGGCATTGCGATTCTGGGCGCGATGGCGGCCGGCTATAACCCGCTCGCATTTTTATTGCTTCAACCTGTGGGCTGGTTTTTGCTTGTTGTGGCTGCCGGCTTGATGTGGCTGGCTCATACCTGGTCCGCTTCGCTGGTTGCTGCAGCTGAACCCACCACGTGGGCTATTGGAATGCCGACTGAAGTGATGGCGATGTCTTTACGCTCTGGGGCCTCGTTGAGACACGCACGACATTGTGCTCAGGAGATAGCCGATAACTATCTCACTGACCACTCCGAGCTTGAACAGTGTGATGTGTTTATGGAGCTCTCCACGCGAACAGGGGTTGCATTGAGTGACTTGCTCCATGCTCATGCAGAACTGTTGCGCGATCGTGCGCGCAACAGTTCACGCGAATCTATAGAGCGTTTAGGTGTCAAACTCATGATCCCCCTCGGGGTGTGCGTTCTGCCCGCATTTATTGCTGTGGGAGTGCTTCCGTTGGTGGCAAGTGTGATCTCCTCCACAACGTTGAAATAG
- a CDS encoding DUF4244 domain-containing protein: MKKQLKKIWANLTLEEGAATAEYAIATMAAVGFAGLLVAILRGDEVKAILTDMVRRALTFGW, encoded by the coding sequence ATGAAGAAACAACTCAAGAAAATCTGGGCCAACCTCACGCTGGAAGAAGGTGCAGCAACAGCCGAATACGCCATCGCCACCATGGCTGCAGTGGGGTTTGCAGGTTTACTCGTGGCCATCCTTCGCGGGGATGAAGTCAAGGCCATATTGACTGACATGGTTCGACGTGCACTCACGTTCGGATGGTAG
- a CDS encoding TadE/TadG family type IV pilus assembly protein produces MHSRSDGSVTAELAMVLPVIILILGICLQAVSALGTQLSNASLARQAAQELARGVDSALVTRALHAANSKVLFRQSVESDVICVTLQQNVGPGPLEWIVPEIRVRECILDAH; encoded by the coding sequence GTGCACTCACGTTCGGATGGTAGTGTCACCGCGGAGTTGGCCATGGTGCTCCCGGTCATCATTTTGATACTGGGAATCTGCTTGCAGGCAGTCTCAGCTCTGGGCACTCAGCTCAGTAATGCTTCGTTAGCCCGGCAAGCAGCTCAAGAACTCGCTCGCGGTGTTGACAGTGCTCTCGTGACGAGAGCACTGCATGCCGCAAATAGCAAAGTACTTTTTCGCCAGAGCGTTGAAAGCGATGTGATTTGTGTCACGCTGCAACAAAACGTTGGGCCAGGTCCACTGGAATGGATAGTTCCAGAGATACGTGTTCGAGAGTGTATTCTTGATGCGCACTGA
- a CDS encoding Rv3654c family TadE-like protein, with protein sequence MRTDHGSSTSATLILVSGVISVTSFLFLCGSALATFERAQAVTDRAALEAADAASGRIPGYPCDRAERLAEKHQLNFETCSVDKLIARVTMKVTVLGFLIDTRAKAGPKNMLR encoded by the coding sequence ATGCGCACTGATCATGGCTCGAGCACTTCGGCCACCCTCATTTTGGTCAGCGGAGTGATTTCGGTGACAAGTTTTTTATTTTTATGCGGAAGTGCCCTCGCTACATTCGAAAGAGCACAGGCCGTTACCGACCGGGCAGCATTGGAAGCAGCAGATGCTGCCTCCGGGCGCATCCCCGGATATCCCTGTGATCGCGCGGAAAGACTGGCCGAGAAGCATCAACTCAATTTTGAAACCTGCAGCGTCGATAAGCTCATTGCGCGAGTGACCATGAAGGTCACTGTGTTGGGGTTTTTGATCGACACTCGGGCAAAAGCAGGACCTAAAAATATGCTTCGATGA
- the topA gene encoding type I DNA topoisomerase translates to MSSTKKLVIVESPAKAKTIGKYLGDDYEVLASVGHIRDLPKPSELPADMKKGPFGKFAVNVEDGFQPYYVVSENSKKTVAELKKALKSADELYLATDEDREGEAISWHLLEVLKPKVPVHRMVFHEITKEAIQAAQENTRELDTALVDAQETRRILDRLYGWEMSDVMRRRVGPGTSAGRVQTVALRLVVDRERERMAFTSANYWDLLATLGTSTEASTQFEAKLVRIGGNTIASGKDFNDNGELTTKASLLSEEAAVALAAALRESTTEIVVAGLETKPYTRRPSAPFTTSTLQQEASRKLKFSSKQTMSIAQGLYENGYITYMRTDSPSLSGQAIAAARTQATTLYGADQVADAPRQYSGKSKNAQEAHEAIRPAGETFKTPAELENVLRGNEWKLYDLIWKRTVASQMADAKGQTATVTVKATPASGESVEFTASGTVITFRGFLNAYEESTDEERNAQDAQAEAKLPVMTEGQKLILAEVEAKGHDTTPPPRYTEATLVKKLEELGIGRPSTYASILGLIVDRGYVTPKGSAFVPAWVAFSIVRLMQEHYTDLVDYAFTAEMEEDLDKIAGGEGTGSQWLKKFYFGEPGHHGLREILDNIGDIDPRELNTFPVGDTGAAIRVGKYGPYIEVTNPDAAEDEKPRIVNIPLDLAPDELTPEKVQELIDAPIVTDRVLGINPENGKTIVSKDGRFGPYVTELEPEPEVALDEAEIDPATGEVVEVKKKKRVAKAEVIKPRTASLFKSMDPATVDLETALKLLNLPREVGVDPESGEVITSQNGRYGAYLKKGTDTRSLENEDQIFAIDLAGALELFAQPKYGARKAASAIKEFDADPESGKPIKIKDGRFGPYVTDGTTNATIPRGEVPEEIDFDRAVELLAIKRAKGPVVRKKAAAKKPAAKKKATKKVGDTIVVKKAGAKKAATTLGKSGISSKASE, encoded by the coding sequence TTGTCCAGCACCAAAAAGCTCGTCATCGTAGAGTCACCAGCTAAAGCCAAGACCATTGGTAAGTACCTGGGCGACGACTACGAAGTGCTCGCATCCGTCGGCCACATCCGTGACCTGCCCAAGCCCAGCGAGCTACCTGCGGACATGAAAAAGGGCCCCTTCGGCAAGTTTGCTGTCAACGTGGAAGATGGCTTCCAGCCTTATTACGTCGTGAGTGAAAACAGTAAGAAGACTGTTGCCGAGCTCAAGAAAGCACTCAAGAGCGCTGATGAGTTATATCTGGCAACAGATGAAGACCGTGAGGGTGAAGCCATCTCGTGGCACCTACTTGAAGTACTTAAGCCAAAGGTTCCTGTGCACCGCATGGTGTTCCACGAAATCACCAAGGAAGCCATTCAGGCTGCACAAGAAAACACTCGTGAGCTCGACACAGCACTCGTAGATGCCCAAGAAACCCGTCGAATCCTGGACCGTCTCTACGGCTGGGAAATGTCCGATGTGATGCGCCGCCGCGTGGGGCCCGGAACTTCTGCTGGTCGTGTACAAACAGTTGCACTGCGTTTGGTCGTAGACCGTGAACGTGAACGCATGGCGTTCACCTCAGCCAATTACTGGGACCTTCTGGCAACACTGGGAACCTCGACCGAGGCCAGCACGCAGTTTGAAGCCAAACTTGTGCGTATCGGTGGCAACACCATTGCCTCGGGTAAAGACTTCAACGACAACGGTGAACTCACCACCAAAGCCTCGCTGCTGAGTGAAGAAGCTGCTGTTGCACTTGCTGCTGCGTTGCGAGAGTCCACCACGGAAATCGTTGTCGCAGGCTTGGAAACTAAGCCATACACCCGTCGGCCCTCAGCACCGTTCACTACTTCGACGCTGCAGCAGGAAGCCTCGCGCAAACTGAAGTTCTCATCAAAGCAGACGATGAGCATTGCTCAGGGACTATATGAGAACGGGTACATCACGTACATGCGTACCGACTCTCCTTCACTCTCTGGGCAGGCTATTGCAGCTGCTCGCACCCAGGCAACCACCCTCTATGGCGCTGATCAGGTAGCAGATGCTCCTCGTCAGTACTCAGGCAAGAGCAAGAACGCTCAAGAAGCTCACGAAGCTATTCGTCCTGCTGGTGAAACCTTCAAAACCCCGGCAGAACTTGAAAACGTGTTGCGCGGTAACGAGTGGAAACTCTACGACCTGATCTGGAAGCGCACCGTGGCATCCCAAATGGCCGATGCCAAGGGGCAGACTGCAACCGTAACCGTGAAAGCAACACCCGCCTCCGGCGAGAGTGTTGAATTCACTGCCAGCGGAACCGTCATCACCTTCCGTGGATTCCTCAATGCGTATGAGGAAAGCACAGACGAAGAACGCAATGCTCAAGATGCTCAAGCAGAAGCCAAGCTTCCTGTCATGACCGAAGGGCAGAAGCTCATCCTCGCGGAGGTTGAAGCCAAAGGCCACGACACCACTCCGCCACCTCGCTACACCGAAGCAACCCTGGTCAAGAAGCTCGAAGAGCTGGGCATTGGCCGCCCTTCTACTTATGCTTCGATTTTGGGCCTGATCGTTGACCGTGGTTATGTCACTCCTAAGGGCTCCGCATTCGTTCCCGCCTGGGTTGCCTTCTCCATCGTTCGACTGATGCAAGAGCACTACACCGATCTAGTGGACTATGCATTCACAGCAGAAATGGAAGAGGACCTCGACAAGATCGCCGGCGGCGAAGGCACCGGATCACAGTGGTTGAAGAAGTTCTACTTTGGTGAGCCTGGCCACCACGGTCTTCGTGAAATTCTCGACAACATCGGAGATATTGATCCTCGCGAACTCAACACCTTCCCTGTGGGGGACACCGGTGCCGCAATTCGAGTGGGTAAATATGGTCCCTACATCGAAGTAACGAACCCTGATGCGGCAGAGGATGAAAAGCCTCGCATCGTCAACATTCCTCTGGACTTGGCACCCGATGAACTCACTCCTGAAAAGGTGCAAGAGCTCATTGATGCCCCCATCGTTACTGACCGAGTACTGGGAATCAACCCCGAAAATGGTAAAACTATTGTTTCCAAGGACGGTCGATTCGGCCCCTATGTCACCGAGCTTGAACCTGAACCAGAGGTCGCCCTCGATGAGGCAGAAATTGATCCTGCCACCGGTGAGGTTGTTGAGGTTAAGAAAAAGAAGCGCGTTGCTAAGGCCGAGGTAATCAAGCCTCGCACAGCGTCCCTGTTCAAGAGCATGGACCCTGCAACGGTTGATCTCGAGACTGCGCTGAAGTTGCTGAACCTTCCTCGCGAGGTTGGAGTTGATCCTGAATCTGGTGAGGTCATCACCTCACAAAATGGTCGTTACGGTGCGTACCTCAAGAAGGGTACCGATACCCGTTCTCTCGAAAACGAAGACCAAATCTTTGCCATCGATTTAGCTGGAGCACTCGAACTGTTTGCTCAGCCAAAGTACGGTGCCCGCAAGGCAGCTAGTGCCATAAAAGAATTTGATGCAGACCCTGAAAGTGGCAAACCCATCAAAATCAAAGACGGGCGTTTCGGCCCCTATGTCACTGATGGCACCACCAACGCCACCATTCCTCGTGGTGAGGTTCCCGAAGAAATTGACTTCGACCGAGCAGTCGAACTTCTAGCTATCAAGCGCGCCAAGGGGCCCGTTGTGCGCAAGAAGGCTGCTGCAAAGAAGCCTGCCGCCAAGAAAAAAGCCACAAAGAAGGTCGGCGACACCATCGTGGTGAAGAAGGCTGGAGCCAAGAAGGCCGCGACTACTTTGGGCAAATCAGGAATTTCCTCTAAGGCCAGCGAGTAG